Proteins encoded in a region of the Rutidosis leptorrhynchoides isolate AG116_Rl617_1_P2 chromosome 9, CSIRO_AGI_Rlap_v1, whole genome shotgun sequence genome:
- the LOC139866912 gene encoding uncharacterized protein yields MSEVEAVCNHVNGETHHQSDVVADSRVPDNYDTNIGENNDEYGNWVTYWDEFYGRNYYYNFRTEESTWELPNLSKDDYSVDASNSYSKEEKFDVLQHGIVLSDELGNDIAADIFDTVIASSTVSCFDIYLNETLEVDKGLEGRSLTDFPDTSRSATTIYNDACNGVETSKEHVGCLDYAIEKLNTEVNVDAVPNKRKKKVQRTRRSSRSSVDNKGLQLEVWTEEISPLISKYWCQRYLLFSKYDDGIKMDEEGWFSATPECIANHHAFRCGSDDVIVDCFTGVGGNAIRFAQKSAHVIAIDIDPKKIEYARHNAAIYGVKDHIEFITGDCFVLAQKLKADAVFLSPPWGGPEYSKARNFNINTMLKPHDGQFLFNVAKEIAPRIVMFLPRNVDVDQLAELALSANPPWTLEVEKNFLNDKLKAITAYFTHPSFMR; encoded by the exons ATGTCTGAAGTTGAGGCGGTCTGCAATCATGTAAATGGTGAGACGCATCATCAATCTGATGTGGTTGCAGATTCTCGTGTACCTGATAATTATGACACAAATATTGGTGAAAACAATGATGAGTATGGAAATTGGGTGACATATTGGGATGAATTCTATGGAAGAAACTACTATTACAATTTTAGAACAGAAGAATCAACTTGGGAACTGCCGAATTTGTCGAAAGACGATTATAGCGTTGATGCGAGTAACAGTTATAGCAAAGAGGAAAAGTTTGATGTTTTACAACATGGTATTGTGTTATCTGATGAATTGGGCAACGATATTGCTGCTGACATTTTTGATACAGTTATTGCATCATCAACCGTCAGTTGCTTCGACATCTATCTTAATGAAACCCTCGAGGTCGATAAAGGCTTAGAGGGAAGGTCTTTAACTGACTTTCCGGATACAAGCAG GTCAGCAACTACTATATATAATGATGCATGTAATGGAGTTGAGACTAGTAAAGAACATGTTGGATGTTTGGATTATGCAATTGAGAAGTTGAACACCGAAGTTAATGTTGATGCTGTCCCCAACAAAAGAAAAAAGAAGGTACAACGGACAAGGCGATCCAGTAGATCGTCTGTTGACAATAAAG GGCTTCAACTAGAGGTATGGACGGAAGAAATATCTCCACTTATTAGCAAGTATTGGTGTCAAAGATACTTGCTTTTTTCTAAATATGATGACGGTATAAAAATGGATGAAGAAGGTTGGTTTTCAGCCACTCCAGAGTGCATAGCTAATCATCACGCTTTTCGTTGTGGCAGTGATGATGTCATCGTTGACTGTTTCACCGGAGTTGGTGGTAACGCCATCCGATTTGCACAAAA AAGCGCCCACGTTATTGCAATTGATATTGATCCAAAAAAGATTGAGTATGCACGACATAATGCAGCCATATATGGAGTTAAAGATCATATAGAATTCATAACAGGCGACTGTTTCGTTTTGGCCCAAAAGTTGAAG GCAGATGCCGTCTTTTTGTCTCCACCTTGGGGAGGCCCAGAATATAGTAAAGCAAGAAACTTTAACATAAATACTATGCTCAAGCCACATGACGG GCAGTTTCTTTTCAATGTAGCAAAAGAAATTGCTCCAAGAATTGTTATGTTTCTTCCAAGAAATGTTGACGTGGACCAACTAGCTGAGCTGGCTCTATCTGCTAATCCACCATGGACGCTTGAG GTTGAGAAGAACTTTTTGAACGACAAGTTGAAGGCCATCACTGCCTACTTCACTCATCCATCGTTTATGCGATAA